DNA from Rubripirellula lacrimiformis:
ACTTGATGAAGTCGCGCCGCGAAGCCGCAGGTGTCGAATCCGAGGAATCTTGAAGGCGAGATGTGGCTGGTTCGGTATGGGCCGATTGAGATTCAGGTTTCATCAAAGCAGTTCACGCAGGAGGGTAGAAAGGTGAGTGACAAGTGGGGAGTCTCGTCATTTCTGCATTCTAGTCCGCCGCGGCCATGCGGTGTGGAAATCACTGGGCTGCCCCAGCGACGATTCGCGTTTGGACGTCGTGGGATTCGCCAGAAGTCTGCTGCGGAAGGAAATTCTGCGGGGCGAAATTCATCGGGAGAATTCATCGGGAGAATTCTTCGGGGGGAATTCTTCGGGGGGAATTCTGGCGAATCTCACGACGGGGGGCTCGCGCGATCGCCGGACCGGCGAATTTGGGCTGTGACCCTGGGCTAGGCTGCCCGACGCTGGCACAGGTCGGCAGATGTTTGCTCGGATGGGTTGGCGAGCATCTGCAGCAGCGGGTCGATTCGGTAAGGTTTGCTGACCACCATTTCGACGCCTCCTTGGCGAGCGTGTTCCAGATCGGCGGAACTGGATGTCGATGCGATCCAGGCGTGCCGAGGCGAGCGGTCACAGGTTTGGAACGTCGCGATGCGTCGCCGCCAAACTTGGCTGCCGGCCGGCGGGGCGACCGAATCGTCCCACCATACCGCGTCGATGTTTCGCAGCGTGGTTGAATTGGGCGTTCGGCACCAAACCGCTGTTGCACCGGATGATTGAGCTACGTCCATCAGCGGTTCCGCGTTGGCCATCGTCGATGCGATGACCGCGACGCTTCGCACCGGCGGAACATCGGACAATCCGCTGTCGTGGGTGGCCAGAAATCGCGGCAGCACTTGGTTCGATCGATGCCAAGGGTGTCGCCCGGCGTCGAAAAATGGTTCCGGCATTCGGCTGATGGCAGCACACATCGACCCCAGCAGGTTGACGCGAGATGCGTTGGGATACATCGTCCCCAATGCAGTCAAGTCATCCGATGCGATGTCAAACCGAGTCGATTGGGTCACGATGATGCGATCGACCGCACCGGCGGGACGCCGCAATGCGGATTCCAATTCAGCACGCCACGCAATCTGGGACGCCTGCGATTCGCATTGATGATAGATGTTGCGAAAGTCGACCGAATCGCGGTCGCCGATCCACAGCAGCGTGCCCTGCGGACAATCGCTGCCCCGATGAATGACCTGATGATTGGCCTGGTCATTCCCGACGGCTGAATCGCCGTGGGAACGTTTGGCTGGCTGCGGCTGGGCGGCCGATGGCGGGTTCACGTGGGTCACTCGATTCCATCCTTGTATCGTTAACATTCCGTGCGACCGACCGTACTTGGCCGAGCGATTTTGCCGGTTGAGGGATTCCCAAAAGCAGACGCCAACGTTTGCTGGTTACTCCGCTTCGTCGATCGCTTCTTCGACTTCCTTCAGCACGTGCCACGCTTCGGTGGGTGATCCGGCGGCGCGGATCCGATCCAGCATGCCGTCGGTCGAAATCATTCGACTCAACTTTGCCAGGATACGAAGGTGGACCGTGTCGTCGTAAGAGCAGATCAGGAAGAAGATGTCGGTCATCTGCCCCTGGTCCGAAAATGGAATCGACGACGGACAGACTGCCAATGCGATCACCGAATCGGCCAAGATCGAAGTTTGGGGACGCCGGGGGTGCAGCAGGGCCACGCCGCAGTCCAGTGCCGTTGGGTGCATTTGCTCGCGCGCCGCAACCGCTTCGGCCATCGCCGGCGCGTCCCACATCAACCCCGTTTGCCCCGCTAGATTGCACATCGAACGAATCACCGATCCGCGGGTTCGTGCATTCAACGGGATTTCGATCGAATCGATGCTGCACATTTCGTGGATCGGTCGGTCGACGGCTTGCGGATCGGCGCGGTCCAACACGTCCTGGACCTTTTCCAGCTCCTCTCGGTCGCTGACGCCGATCTGTTCTTCGAGCCAGTGGTGGATCTCGGCTTCGCTGAATCTCCATTCCCCGCCCACTTTTCGGCCCGGTAGTCGACCGCGCATGGCCATCTTGCTGACCTGATCGGGCAGCAGGTGCAGATAGGCGGCAAGTTGGGCAACGTCTAGATCTTCCATCTTTCGGGAGCTCGCTGGGGTGGGGTGGGGCACGGTGTTCAATGGATTTCGTAGCGTCATGATAGCAACGGTTACCAGATTTCAAGCGACGATCGTGACGCGGCAGGAAAGTAAAACCGGCCCGTGGAACGCTAGCAAACCGTGGTCGCTCTTGTTTTTTTCTGAATCTGGTCTCGCTCCCGCGGCCTGATGTTGCCGATATTGGGTGCACGATGGATCGGCCGATGCGGACGTCGATTTAGCAATTTACGATACTGCCAACGGAAACCAAAGATGCGTAACCTTTTCATCATCGGCATGCTTGGCGTTGCCGCGTTCATGGCTGGTTGGTTCAAGATCAATCGCGATGGCGACAGCACCACGATCGAAATCAATCGAGCCGAGATTCGCGAAGATGCTCGCAAGGCCATCGAGAAAGGTCGCGAAGTTCTCGATCGCCGCGAAATGGCGGACCAGGAACGATATGCCGATGGCCAGGACGCAAGTTATGGCAGTCCGATGGGACCGCCGATCGCAAACGGATACCCCGACCAAGCGGGATACCAAAACCAGCCACCGCAACGTCCGACCGACGTTTACGACGATCGTGGTTTCGGTCAACCCGCTGGATACGGTGCGCCAGCGTATCCGCCATCCTATGGCAACGGTTATCCCCAAGGCACCAACCAGTACCCCGGCCAATCGGCCCAGTACCCTCAGCAGCCGCAGCCGAACTATCCCGTTCGCTAGTTCCTCCGCGATACGTTGTGAAGTATTCATCCCCACGTTTGTGCGGTTTTGCGTATCGGAACTCGTCAAGAGTTCGTCGATTGAGTGAGCCGAGAATCGCGTGAGCGGCCGGGAA
Protein-coding regions in this window:
- a CDS encoding PTS sugar transporter subunit IIA — its product is MEDLDVAQLAAYLHLLPDQVSKMAMRGRLPGRKVGGEWRFSEAEIHHWLEEQIGVSDREELEKVQDVLDRADPQAVDRPIHEMCSIDSIEIPLNARTRGSVIRSMCNLAGQTGLMWDAPAMAEAVAAREQMHPTALDCGVALLHPRRPQTSILADSVIALAVCPSSIPFSDQGQMTDIFFLICSYDDTVHLRILAKLSRMISTDGMLDRIRAAGSPTEAWHVLKEVEEAIDEAE